From a single Apium graveolens cultivar Ventura chromosome 2, ASM990537v1, whole genome shotgun sequence genomic region:
- the LOC141698198 gene encoding uncharacterized protein LOC141698198: MDSMQRSGEQTHDVLSECNENLSRLNSQMPTTRRVVDGGRVSMSSTPTPMIAKPVLETPVSGVTTCVDQSPKTKRRGRGPSTHIVNQNMDTHGIPVPYSSNCPGRRGRKSNVISSIVQESIIKSDKKMDTFGVNDKSDTNNVHQKHYTTEQCEAGSSSGARNLYHNFNKAGDHFQYEEIYFDIGLTPHLGRRLWQRYIVDAFTAVEQYMLDWISRNQTTIRSDLYSSIRDALRRGDNDPDHVGKCIILSASFTGSPRYVSQYFKDSLALCRVIGHPTLFLTMTCNSKSSEIKEMMKHLPEVDICDAPDIVTRLHPDDRPKNTDQIDALVSAEIPDKNKDPVGYAVVKNYMIHGPCRQDYTNSPCMVKGKCMRHFPKMYNSNTCFDDCGFLVYRRRRTATRVNVKGTDLDNQYVMPFNRDLLVMFQCHINLKICNNPRSLKYLFKYCLKGHDHTKMMLKKNKATTSAGTRTLDQKYVSLKTGESLHKVCDHATTKRTKLEAWFVANKEIPRAREFTYSEFPSQFTWLSRECKWKERQRGDVVGRLSEVHATAGDLLYLRMLLMRRKGCLTFEDIRSVNGHVYDSFKETCAALGLLQDDRQWHEAMVENSESSFPNQLREMFVNILAYCSVTVPLSLWNDHWRCMSDDIEHNRRRVMQDNNIRLSESDKRNYALAEIEKLLNDVDRSLKDYTTMSFPPDLFRCTYQLTHY; encoded by the exons GAGGACGTGTGTCGATGTCTTCGACTCCTACCCCTATGATTGCTAAACCTGTGCTTGAAACACCTGTCAGTGGTGTCACTACATGTGTTGACCAATCACCAAAAACAAAGCGTCGAGGTCGTGGACCGAGTACACACATTGTTAACCAAAACATGGATACACACGGTATTCCAGTGCCCTATAGCTCGAACT GCCCAGGTAGAAGAGGTAGAAAATCCAACGTTATATCTTCAATTGTCCAGGAGAGTATCATCAAATCAG ATAAAAAGATGGATACATTTGGAGTTAATGATAAAAGTGATACAAATAACGTTCACCAAAAACATTATACTACAGAGCAATGTGAAGCCGGTTCATCTTCTGGGGCACGTAATTTGTATCACAACTTTAACAAAGCTGGTGACCACTTCCAGTATGAAGAAATATATTTTGACATCG GACTTACTCCTCATCTTGGCAGAAGGTTGTGGCAGCGGTATATTGTTGATGCTTTTACTGCTGTTGAACAATACATGCTAGATTGGATTAGCAGAAACCAAACAACAATTAGATCTGACCTTTATTCCTCTATTCGTGATGCACTCCGTAGAGGAGACAACGATCCAGATCATGTTGGGAAATGTATAATCCTTTCTGCATCATTTACCGGATCTCCTCGGTACGTGTCCCAATACTTTAAGGATTCTTTAGCACTTTGTCGTGTTATTGGACATCCGACACTATTTTTAACAATGACATGTAACTCCAAGTCGTCTGAAATTAAAGAAATGATGAAGCACTTGCCCGAAGTCGACATTTGCGATGCCCCTGATATTGTTACCAGG TTGCATCCAGATGACAGACCAAAGAATACAGACCAGATTGATGCGTTGGTGTCCGCTGAGATTCCTGACAAAAATAAAGATCCTGTGGGATATGCAGTTGTTAAGAACTATATGATACATGGACCGTGTAGACAAGATTATACAAATTCTCCGTGTATGGTAAAAGGGAAGTGTATGCGCCATTTTCCCAAGAT GTACAATTCGAATACATGTTTCGACGACTGTGGATTTCTAGTTTATCGGCGACGCAGGACTGCTACACGTGTTAATGTGAAAGGAACAGATCTAGACAATCAGTATGTCATGCCATTTAATAGAGATTTATTAGTTATGTTCCAGTGCCATATAAATTTAAAGATATGCAACAACCCCAGGTCTTTGAAGTACTTATTTAAGTACTGTTTAAAAGGACATGATCATACAAAAATGATGCTTAAGAAAAATAAGGCAACTACTTCAGCTGGTACACGTACATTAG ATCAAAAATATGTTAGTTTAAAGACTGGAGAATCTTTGCATAAAGTTTGTGATCATGCTACTACAAAGCGTACTAAGTTGGAGGCTTGGTTTgtagcaaacaaagaaataccCCGTGCCCGAGAATTTACATATTCGGAGTTCCCAAGCCAGTTTACTTGGCTTTCTAGAGAATGCAAATGGAAAGAAAGACAAAGAGGTGATGTTGTAGGGAGACTATCAGAGGTGCACGCAACTGCAGGGGACTTGCTATATCTTCGAATGTTGCTAATGCGCAGGAAAGGCTGTTTGACATTTGAAGATATTCGAAGTGTCAATGGTCATGTTTATGACAGTTTTAAAGAAACATGTGCAGCTCTTGGATTGCTCCAGGATGACCGCCAATGGCATGAGGCAATGGTAGAGAATTCTGAATCATCTTTTCCCAACCAATTACGTGAAATGTTTGTCAATATACTGGCCTATTGTTCTGTAACTGTTCCACTTTCTTTATGGAATGATCATTGGAGATGTATGTCAGATGATATTGAACATAATCGAAGACGGGTCATGCAAGACAACAACATACGTCTCTCTGAATCAGATAAAAGAAATTATGCTCTTGCAG AAATAGAGAAGCTATTGAATGATGTAGACAGATCTTTGAAGGATTACACAACAATGTCATTCCCGCCCGATTTATTTAGATGTACGTACCAATTGACTCATTATTGA